A genomic window from Macaca thibetana thibetana isolate TM-01 chromosome 16, ASM2454274v1, whole genome shotgun sequence includes:
- the LOC126939128 gene encoding uncharacterized protein LOC126939128 codes for MLSNLLAYCCSRDFLDVCEVSENVPDFTPAFSHWHLLLAWAVWLCMVLGESSLTMQMLSSDLAGKGDQECRAPAEDSPKPKIQRVRAPTTSACMPFPGSPHTDSQHPLPKDWAVPDQHPTKSSVRPVFGGAGSQEDGRGGVELTSGSSRPLRKLCHWLGVKWVWSSEP; via the coding sequence atGTTATCTAATCTGTTGGCATACTGTTGTTCACGGGATTTTCTTGATGTGTGTGAGGTCTCTGAGAACGTCCCCGACTTCACTCCTGCTTTTAGTCACTGGCATCTTCTTTTAGCTTGGGCCGTCTGGCTGTGCATGGTTTTGGGGGAGTCCTCCTTGACCATGCAGATGCTGAGCAGTGACCTGGCTGGGAAAGGGGACCAGGAGTGCAGGGCACCTGCTGAGGACTCACCTAAGCCCAAGATTCAGAGAGTCAGGGCTCCAACCACATCCGCCTGCATGCCTTTCCCAGGCTCTCCCCACACAGACAGCCAGCACCCCCTCCCCAAAGACTGGGCAGTTCCTGACCAGCACCCCACCAAGTCCTCAGTAAGGCCTGTCTTTGGGGGAGCAGGGTCTCAGGAGGATGGCAGAGGTGGTGTGGAACTCACGTCTGGCAGTTCCCGGCCTCTCAGGAAGCTTTGCCACTGGCTTGGGGTTAAGTGGGTGTGGAGCTCTGAACCCTAA